The sequence below is a genomic window from bacterium.
TTGATTGCCGAATACATTCACCGCACCAGCCCGCGCGCATTACAACCTTTTGTTAAAATCAGTCTCACGGCATTGCCTCAGGACCTGCTGGAGAGTGAACTCTTTGGGCACGAGCGCGGCGCTTACACGAGCGCTAATTCCGAACGCCGCGGATTATTTGAATTGGCGCATACCGGCACGTTGTTTCTTGACGATATTGACGATTTTCCATTTCACCTCCAAAGTAAATTACTGCGCGTACTTGAATCGCGCGAAATTATGCGCATTGGCGGTCATAAAAGTATTTCGGTCGATGTGCGAATCGTCAGCGCATCAAAAGTCGATTTAAAGACGTTGGTTGAAAAAAATCTTTTCCGCGCCGATCTTTTTTACAGGCTTAATGTCGTTCCGGTACTTGTGCCTCCGCTTCGCGATCGCACGGACGATTTACCTTTATTGATTTCACATTTCTTAAAAAAATATTCGCCGGAAAAAGAAATCCCGATTGAAGCGGATGCTTTGATAGCATTATCACGTTATCGGTGGCCGGGCAATATTCGCGAATTGCGTAACGTCGTCCAACGTATAGCGCTAAACGGGCATACGTCCGTCACAGTCAACAACCTGCCGCTTGAGATCAGCAATGATCATCCCATCGCGTCAGTCATCCATGCTTGCCAACGATGCCTTATCGAAAAAAATATGTCGTTTGAGCAGATCACCGTTTGCCTCGAAATGAATTTATTACAACAAGCTCTGCAACAGACCAACGGTAACAGAACAACAGCCGCTAAACAGCTCGGGCTTAGTTTATCGACGTTTCGTGATAAATTAAAAAAATATGGCATCGAGTGAACTTGCGGAATTCCGCAACTTACAAGCGGAATCACGTTAAATTCTACTTTTTTCTGAGCAATAAATTCCATATTTCCAGTCAGCCTTAAATGGTACTGACCTTGCTTGTTTTTATCATCACTCCATTTTTAATTCAACACCTTTTACAACTTTGAAAGGGAGACGGCTTATGAAAATCCGAATCAGTATTATTGTGTTGAAAGTATTGGCAAGTTTTTGCGTGTGATGAAAATAATAAAAATCCATTGGAAGGTACTAAATGGCTAAGTTCTGAAACGGATTATTTTGATTTTAGCACCAACTCTGTGCTCAATTATTACGAGTCATTTTCTGGCGAACCATTATGTTTTGAACATAATATTATTAATTATCTTATTGAAGGCGATTCATTATTTCTTACAGCTACGGAATTCGATGTTCACGCCGGTTTCAGAATATCCGGTGACACACTTTATCTTTATGCGTTCGACGGTGTTATGCCGCTCAACCGCGTTGAGTTCAATGCCGATACTTTACCCATTTGTCTCGCAAAAAATTGATTGTCATTAAAAATTTTTTATTTTATTTTTTTAAACCACAAAACGGAGGGGTTATGAAAAATCAATATCTCTATTTGACATTTTTTCTTTTTTTAGCTTTTACAAGCATTCAAGCGCAACAGAAGTTGCCTGATTCAGCCATTTTTGACAAAGAAGAAATTAAATTTGCCGACCATCCCGGATTAGTATTCAGAACTTCAAAGCCTTATTTAAGATATCAGGATTGGGACATGCAACACACCGGCCAACCTAATTTTACCGTTGCATTAGAATTTACCAATCGCTCGGAAACCAATATTACCGCAATTGATTTTCTAGTGAAGTTATATGACAAAAAAGGTCAAATTCTTTCAGAATATACCTGCAGTACCAGCCCCATGACTCTTTCACCCAAAGATGGGGACGTTCTCAAACCCGGTTATAAAGGAACGGATGTCTTCTTTGTTTCAAAAGATAAATCAATGCAACAATCGTATGGCAAGCTGGATTTCAAAATCACCGAAGTTCACAAGGCATCGGCTGACGCCATGAATGATAAGCCGGTTTTTGAATCACCGTGGCAAACATTTGCTGATTATCCCGGCCTTTCATGCCGCTTATCAAAACCATATCTTATGATCGATCAGTTATCCGGAAATGAGATGTTTGCTATTGCCATGGAATTTAAGAATGAATCTAAAAATAAAATTCGTTTTGTCTACTATAATGCAGTCATCTACGACGATCAGGGTCCCTTGTATGAAAATGAAAGACAGGAATTCGGTGACAAATATGACCCCCGCCCGGCCGGTATGGATGCTGATTTCCCTACAGATTACTCAGGTGTCAACCGTGCCTTTTATATCAATGAAAAATCATTATTTAAAAGCTTTAAAAAAATAGAAATCACTTTGACTAAAGTCGAAACGGTTAAATAGTTTTTTTCATTTAACTGCTAAATTTGGCAAACGACAAGCATTCATTCCCAATGGATACCTGTGTTTGCCATTTTTTTTAATTGTTCCTGATCTGCCAAATGTACCTGCGGAAATTCGTTACTACACTGCGGATAACCGCTACCCCAGTCTTAAATAACAATTCAATTTCATTATTTATAACTCTTTTTGAACGGGCATGGAACTTGTTTGGTTTTTTGTCTATTAAGTTTAGACGAAAAGTGTCACATGGAATCTGTAGTACATCAAGGACAAATCGTAGAATTCGTTGACGATCCTAATCGCCGCCGGGCCAAAATCCGGATTGAATCATGCATGATTGAAGTTCCGCTTGAAACATTATCGGACGATGCCCATCTGGGTGACAAAGTGTTAATCAAAGCAACTTATTCAATTCATAGAAATCACCAACCGGTTACATCACCGGAATAAATTGTCCAAGTCTAACACTCTACAGGAGGAATTATGGAAGAAAAAATGCTCACCGTTTATGAGCAAATGCAAAATCGCGGTTATTCGCGACGGGATTTTCTGCAATTTTGTTCCTGGATGGGTGCATTGATCGGTGTCGAAGCCACCGGGCTTGCACGGGTTGTGCACGCGTTAGAAACAAAACCGCGCGTACCTGTTGTATGGTTCCACTTTCAGGAATGCACCTGTTGCAGCGAGTCATTCATCCGTTCTTCTCATCCGATTGTCGCTGACATTCTGCTCGATAAAATTTCCCTCGATTACACCGAAACATTGCAGGCTGCGGCTGGCAAGCAAGCGGAAGAAGCTTTGCACGCCACGATGAAAAAATATAAGGGTGAATACCTGATGTTGTGCGAAGGATCGATACCGACGGAAGCGGACGGCGTGTATTGCTGTATTGCCGGAAGAACGGCGCTGGACATCGTCAAAGAAGCGGCCGAAGGCGCCAAAGCGATTGTTGCATGGGGCAGTTGCGCATCCAATGGCTGCATCCAGGGTGCGAAACCCAATCCGACCGGCGCAACACCGATTCATAAAATCGTCACTGGTAAACCGATCATCAATGTTCCGGGTTGCCCTCCCATCGGTGAAGTGATGGCAGGAACGATTGTTCATTTGCTTGCTTTCGATCGGATTCCTCAGCTCGACGGATTAGGTAGACCAAAAGCATTTTATTCCCGACGCGTTCATGATACGTGTTACCGCAGACCGAATTATGACGCCGGATTGTTCGTTGAATCATTTGACGATGAAAATGCCAAACGCGGTTATTGCCTCTACAAAGTCGGATGCCGCGGACCCGTCACCTACAATGCCTGCGGTGTTATGCGGTGGAATAATGGCGTCAGTTACCCGATCCAATCCGGCCATGGATGTATCGGTTGCAGCGAAGCTAATTTCTGGGATAACGGGCCGTTTTATCAACATCTGGCTTCCTTCCCGGGATTCGGTATCGAAACCACGGCGGACAAAATCGGCGTTGCGGTCGGTGCGGCAACTTTGGCCGGTATGGCCGCGCATGCCATTTCAACGAATATTCGGAAACGGCACGAAATCAAAAAAGATCAAAATGAACAGGATAAGAAGGGAGGTGCCTAATGGCTAACCGAATTGTAGTCGATCCGATCACGCGCATCGAAGGACATCTCCGGATTGAAGTCGAAATCAAAGACGGAAAAATCGTTGACGCGTATAGTTCCGGCACGATGGTGCGCGGATTTGAACTGATATTAAAAGGCCGCGATCCGCGTGACGCGTGGGCTTTTACAGAACGGGCATGCGGCGTTTGTACGACAGTTCACGCGCTGGCCTCTGTGCGATCCGTAGAAGATGCATTAAAAATAAAAGTTCCTCCTAATGCCGAACTGATTCGCAATTTGATGTTCTGTGCCCAGTATTTGCAGGACCATGTCGTTCATTTTTATCACTTGCATGCACTCGACTGGGTTGACGTCGTGAGCGCTCTAAAGGCCGATCCGAAAAAAACATCGGAAATAGCTCAAAGCATTTCAAATTGGCCTAACAGTTCTCCCGGATATTTTTCCGATTTACAAAAACGCCTGAAAACTTTTGTCGACAGCGGGCAACTTGGTATTTTTGCGAACGGCTATTGGGGACACGCGGCGTATAAATTACCCAATGAAGTCAATCTGATTGGCGTCGCGCATTACCTCGAAGCGCTTGAATGGCAGAAAGAGATTGTCAAAGTCCATACTATTTTCGGCGGTAAAAATCCTCATCCTAATTATTTAGTAGGAGGCGTTCCTTGTGCGATTAATGTTGAAGAATCCAATTCCATCAATGCCGAACGTCTGGCTATGGTTGGACGCTTATTCGAAGAAGCAAAGGAATTCGTAGAAAAAGTGTACTTGCCGGATCTTGTCGCCGTTGCCGGATTTTACAAAGACTGGGGCGGCATTGGCGGCGGGCTTTCTAATTACATGGCTTATGGGGATCTACCGGTTAACGGGTATGCCGACGTTGCCCAATTCAAATTTCCAAGAGGCATTATTCTTAATCGGGATTTGAGTACCGTTCATCCGATTGACGGAAGCGATGCGGAACAGATTCAGGAATTTATTTCGCATTCATGGTATACTTATTCCGACGGCGATGAAAAAGGAAAACATCCGTGGGCGGGCGAAACCAATCTTAATTACACCGGCCCCAAACCGCCGTACGATTATCTCAATGTCGATCAGAAATACAGCTGGCTCAAAACTCCCCGATGGAAAGGTATGCCGATGGAAGTCGGACCGTTATCACGTTTGCTAGTCGCCTACGCTTCCGGTCGGGAAGAAGTAAAAGAAGTAGTCAACGGCGCTTTGGCAGCCCTCAACGTGCCAGTGGGAGCTTTGTTCTCGACGTTAGGACGGACAGCGGCCAGAGGATTGGAAACAAAACTCATCGCCATGTGGGCCAAGGAGTTTTACGATCAATTGCTGACGAATATCCGCAACGGCGATACGCGTACCGCTAACATGGAAAAATGGGAACCGGCGACATGGCCGAAAGATGCCAAAGGCGTTGGATTGACTGAAGCACCTCGCGGCGCGCTCGCTCATTGGATTGTCATCAAAGATCAGAAAATCGACAATTACCAACTGGTCGTTCCCAGTACGTGGAACGCATCGCCGCGCGATCCGCAAGGGCAACGTTCGGCGTACGAAGCATCGTTGATCGATACGCCGGTCAAAGATCCGGAACAGCCGCTGGAAATTTTACGTACCATCCATTCGTTTGATCCGTGTCTCGCCTGTGCCGTACACGTGTATGACGAAAAAGGAACGTACGTTCATCAACTGCAAACATTTTAGGAGGTGGTGCTATGGAAACCGTTAGTATCCGCCGGCACTATGTGTGGCAGTTGCCGGTTCGCGTGTATCACTGGGTTAACGCCGTGTGCGTGACCGTATTGTGCATCACCGGTTATTTTATCGGCTCGCCGCTTGCCTTGCAGAGCGGCTCCGAAGCATCGTTCGGATATTGGTTCGGCACGGTTCGGTTTATTCATTTCGTAACGGCTTTTGTTTTCTTTTTTAATTTCGTTGGACGAATTTACTGGGGATTTGTCGGAAATTCTTACGCTCGGTGGAATAATTTTCTGGTCTTCCACAAATCTCAATGGCGGGAAATTATCGACGTATTAAAAGTCGATATTCTCCAGGCAAAAGCACAACCGCTGGAATCGATCGGGCACAATGCCTTGGCAAGCCTGACTTATTTTCTGACATTCATCGCCTTTTTGTTCCAATGCATGACCGGATTTGGCATGTATGCCGCTATGAGTGACTCCTGGCTGCCTCGGCTTTTTGCATGGATCGTTCCGATGATGGGCGGTGATTTCGCCGTACGCCAATGGCATCATATGGCGATGTGGTTTTTTATTATTTTTTCATTTATTCATGTTTATCTGGTTTTTTACCACGACTATGTGGAAGGCCGCGGTGTTTTATCCTCTATGGTCGGCGGGTGGAAATTTATTGAAAAAGAGAAGGGGAAAAATTAATGAGAAAATCCGAAGTAAATCGCACGCTCATTTTAGGAGTTGGAAATGTTTTATTGGCTGACGAAGGCGTCGGTATTCATGTCGTGCGCCGGATCAATGCTGAACAATTGCCAAATCATATCGACGTTGTAGACGGTGGAACGGGAGGGTTTCATTTATTGGAAATGCTGCAATCGTATGATCGGATCATTTTAATCGATGCGGCATTAGACGGTCAGGAACCTGGCAAAGTCAACATCATTCGTCCGAAATTTGCTTCGGATTTTCCAAAAGTATTGAGCGCTCATGAAATCGGGCTTCGCGATTTAATTGAATCCTTATCGCTGGTGCAAAAATTACCCGACATGACCGTCATTACTATTTCTATTTCGACGTTTCAACCTATGCGTGTAAAGCTGTCACCGGCAGTGCAAGCCTCGATACCTAACGTACTACGTTGCCTTGCTACAGTTTTGAATTTAGCGGAACTGCCGCTAACGATCAGCGCTTATACGGTTTTACTTGATGAAGTGGTCAATGTCAACGGCGCTTTTGCAATGAGAATGTAACGCCGACTAATTCTGAGTCAGAAGATTTAAATTTTCAATTACCCCTCAGTCATTTATTCAAGAATGAAGTAAGAGGGGTTTTTTATTTTATTGTAGCTTGTAATTTTTACTAAATATTTTTATTAAATTTTTCTGTCCTATTTTTCAAGATTGATTCGTTCTTAATAAAACAGATATCCACGTATCATTTATTATCGGAGGATAATATGAACTACGGCAAATTGAATGTGGTTGTAGGTTTTACAGGCTTGACATTGGCTGTCTTAGGAGGCATCTCACTGGGATTTACGTTTGATCAATACTCAGTTAAGGACGGCAATCATGTCCTATCGTTGGTCAGATTTTATTTGCGAGAAGGGCATTCACACGGCATGCCTTTAAGTCTTTACAATCTGATCATTGCACTTTGGGTAGACAAGCTTAATTTATCAAACGGATTGAAAAAGACCGGTTCCATCCTAGCCGCACTTGCTTTAGTATTGCCGATTGGTTTGGCGGCTAAAGGTGCTGCCGGAGCAGCATCTGATTTTCCGCCTTTTGGCATGATCGGTGTTCTCGGTATGTTAGGTTCCGTAGTTATATTTTTGATTGGCGCAATTCGGACCCAAAAAAATTCCTAAACTCCTATGAACGCTCTTGACGTTACAACTGAAATCATAATATCGGCGCCCCGGCAAAAAACTGCAGAATGGGCGTCCAATCCCGATTTTGCGCCCGAATGGTATGCCAATATCCATTTTGCGCAATGGAAAACTTCCCGGCCGCTTGCCGTCGGATCGCAGTTTCTGTTTGAAGCCCACTTCCTTGGAAAAAAATTAAAATACACTTACGAAGTGGTTGAATTTATTCCTGAACAAAAATTAAGTATGCGAACAGCTGACGGTCCTTTTCCAATGGAAACCACCTATACATGGGAAAGTCTCGATTCTCAAACTACGCGCATGATTTTACGAAACAGAGGAAATCCGGCTGGTTTTTCACGACTGTTTCGACCGTTTATGGCGTTCGCCGTAAAAAAAGCGAATCAAAAAGACTTGAAACAGCTCAAATATTTATTAGAAAACAGCTAATCTAAAAACATATGTTTCAAAATTTATACGTCCGGTCTAAACTGCGGTATTGAATCGCTTCGCTGATATGCTCAGGGTGAATGGATTCGCTGTCGGCGCAATCGGCAATGGTACGTGCTACTTTAAGAATGCGATCGTAAGCGCGCGCCGATAAACCAAGTTTCGTAATGGCCATCTTCATCAGTTCGGCTCCTCGATCATCAATCTTGCAAAACTGCCTTATTTCCTGCGATTCCATGTCAGCATTACAATATAATTTCCTGCCGTTAATTTTAAATTTTCTAAATCTCTCAATTTGAATTTTTCGGGCTTTCCGTACACGGTCACGAATCGCCGATGAATGTTCGCCGGTCGTATCGCCGGAAAGTTCTTTGTATTTGATGGCCGGACATTCGATATGAATATCAATACGATCCAACAACGGTCCTGAAACTTTCGACATATAGCGCTGAATGGTTTGTTGCGTGCATGAGCATTGATTATTCGGATCGCCGTAATAACCGCACGGACAAGGATTCATCGCACAGGATAGCATAAAATTAGCAGGATAAGTCAACGACATTTCGGCACGGCTGATCGTAACTTTGCTGTCTTCCAGAGGTTGCCGCATGACTTCGAGTACATTTTTTTTGAATTCCGGTAATTCATCGAGAAATAAAACGCCATGATGCGCTAAACTCACTTCACCGGGCTTCGGAATATGTCCGCCGCCTATCAATCCGGCATCCGAGATAGTGTGGTGCGGTGAACGAAAAGGCCGTGTCGTGATCAAAGGTTCATTACCCGGTAACATCCCGGCCACAGAATGAATTTTTGTAGTTTCTAGAGCTTCATCA
It includes:
- a CDS encoding sigma-54 dependent transcriptional regulator, whose amino-acid sequence is LIAEYIHRTSPRALQPFVKISLTALPQDLLESELFGHERGAYTSANSERRGLFELAHTGTLFLDDIDDFPFHLQSKLLRVLESREIMRIGGHKSISVDVRIVSASKVDLKTLVEKNLFRADLFYRLNVVPVLVPPLRDRTDDLPLLISHFLKKYSPEKEIPIEADALIALSRYRWPGNIRELRNVVQRIALNGHTSVTVNNLPLEISNDHPIASVIHACQRCLIEKNMSFEQITVCLEMNLLQQALQQTNGNRTTAAKQLGLSLSTFRDKLKKYGIE
- a CDS encoding hydrogenase small subunit, translated to MEEKMLTVYEQMQNRGYSRRDFLQFCSWMGALIGVEATGLARVVHALETKPRVPVVWFHFQECTCCSESFIRSSHPIVADILLDKISLDYTETLQAAAGKQAEEALHATMKKYKGEYLMLCEGSIPTEADGVYCCIAGRTALDIVKEAAEGAKAIVAWGSCASNGCIQGAKPNPTGATPIHKIVTGKPIINVPGCPPIGEVMAGTIVHLLAFDRIPQLDGLGRPKAFYSRRVHDTCYRRPNYDAGLFVESFDDENAKRGYCLYKVGCRGPVTYNACGVMRWNNGVSYPIQSGHGCIGCSEANFWDNGPFYQHLASFPGFGIETTADKIGVAVGAATLAGMAAHAISTNIRKRHEIKKDQNEQDKKGGA
- a CDS encoding nickel-dependent hydrogenase large subunit; this translates as MANRIVVDPITRIEGHLRIEVEIKDGKIVDAYSSGTMVRGFELILKGRDPRDAWAFTERACGVCTTVHALASVRSVEDALKIKVPPNAELIRNLMFCAQYLQDHVVHFYHLHALDWVDVVSALKADPKKTSEIAQSISNWPNSSPGYFSDLQKRLKTFVDSGQLGIFANGYWGHAAYKLPNEVNLIGVAHYLEALEWQKEIVKVHTIFGGKNPHPNYLVGGVPCAINVEESNSINAERLAMVGRLFEEAKEFVEKVYLPDLVAVAGFYKDWGGIGGGLSNYMAYGDLPVNGYADVAQFKFPRGIILNRDLSTVHPIDGSDAEQIQEFISHSWYTYSDGDEKGKHPWAGETNLNYTGPKPPYDYLNVDQKYSWLKTPRWKGMPMEVGPLSRLLVAYASGREEVKEVVNGALAALNVPVGALFSTLGRTAARGLETKLIAMWAKEFYDQLLTNIRNGDTRTANMEKWEPATWPKDAKGVGLTEAPRGALAHWIVIKDQKIDNYQLVVPSTWNASPRDPQGQRSAYEASLIDTPVKDPEQPLEILRTIHSFDPCLACAVHVYDEKGTYVHQLQTF
- the cybH gene encoding Ni/Fe-hydrogenase, b-type cytochrome subunit, with amino-acid sequence METVSIRRHYVWQLPVRVYHWVNAVCVTVLCITGYFIGSPLALQSGSEASFGYWFGTVRFIHFVTAFVFFFNFVGRIYWGFVGNSYARWNNFLVFHKSQWREIIDVLKVDILQAKAQPLESIGHNALASLTYFLTFIAFLFQCMTGFGMYAAMSDSWLPRLFAWIVPMMGGDFAVRQWHHMAMWFFIIFSFIHVYLVFYHDYVEGRGVLSSMVGGWKFIEKEKGKN
- a CDS encoding hydrogenase maturation protease → MRKSEVNRTLILGVGNVLLADEGVGIHVVRRINAEQLPNHIDVVDGGTGGFHLLEMLQSYDRIILIDAALDGQEPGKVNIIRPKFASDFPKVLSAHEIGLRDLIESLSLVQKLPDMTVITISISTFQPMRVKLSPAVQASIPNVLRCLATVLNLAELPLTISAYTVLLDEVVNVNGAFAMRM
- a CDS encoding SRPBCC family protein codes for the protein MNALDVTTEIIISAPRQKTAEWASNPDFAPEWYANIHFAQWKTSRPLAVGSQFLFEAHFLGKKLKYTYEVVEFIPEQKLSMRTADGPFPMETTYTWESLDSQTTRMILRNRGNPAGFSRLFRPFMAFAVKKANQKDLKQLKYLLENS
- a CDS encoding YifB family Mg chelatase-like AAA ATPase; this encodes MLAQVLSATTFGIDAYIVKVEAHLEGAAPAFITVGLPDGAVKESRERVNAAIKNSGLQFPIKRITINLAPADIRKEGSAFDLPIAISILAANGQIQSDKLDQFLILGELALDGSLRPITGALSIAVKAKSENLRGIILPAENAGEAAMTEGLEVFPVNNLYDTVALLNGEKSVPPHRVDINSIFNSTNHYHVDFQDVKGQEHAKRALEIAAAGGHNIIMIGPPGSGKTMLAKRLPTILPDLTLDEALETTKIHSVAGMLPGNEPLITTRPFRSPHHTISDAGLIGGGHIPKPGEVSLAHHGVLFLDELPEFKKNVLEVMRQPLEDSKVTISRAEMSLTYPANFMLSCAMNPCPCGYYGDPNNQCSCTQQTIQRYMSKVSGPLLDRIDIHIECPAIKYKELSGDTTGEHSSAIRDRVRKARKIQIERFRKFKINGRKLYCNADMESQEIRQFCKIDDRGAELMKMAITKLGLSARAYDRILKVARTIADCADSESIHPEHISEAIQYRSLDRTYKF